One genomic window of Eggerthella timonensis includes the following:
- the cmk gene encoding (d)CMP kinase: MIIAIDGPSGAGKSTVAKAVARELDFSCLDTGAMYRAVAWRALEDGVPFDDDEALDRLARSYDIAFGHVAGDPVPRRVSIGGVDVTDAIRTAEIDRAVSPVSAAPSVRAALVEQQQRIGRAGDYVVEGRDIGTTVFPEAPVKVFLTASAEERAHRRVRQNVDRGVGSVDYDEVLTDIRRRDDQDSSRATSPLRPADDAVRIDSTGRYIEEVIEEICALAREKGAR, translated from the coding sequence ATGATCATTGCCATCGACGGCCCCAGCGGGGCCGGCAAGTCGACGGTTGCGAAGGCCGTCGCCCGCGAGCTCGACTTCTCCTGCCTCGACACGGGCGCGATGTACCGCGCCGTCGCATGGCGTGCGCTCGAAGACGGCGTCCCCTTCGACGACGACGAGGCGCTCGACCGCCTCGCGCGCTCCTACGACATCGCCTTCGGCCATGTTGCAGGCGATCCGGTTCCGCGTCGCGTGTCCATCGGCGGCGTCGACGTGACCGACGCCATCCGCACGGCCGAGATCGACCGCGCCGTGAGCCCCGTGTCCGCCGCCCCTTCCGTGCGCGCCGCGCTCGTGGAACAGCAGCAGCGCATCGGGCGCGCGGGCGACTACGTGGTGGAAGGCCGCGACATCGGCACCACCGTGTTCCCCGAGGCTCCGGTGAAGGTGTTCCTCACCGCGTCGGCCGAGGAGCGCGCGCATCGCCGCGTGCGCCAGAACGTCGACCGCGGCGTGGGCTCCGTCGACTACGACGAGGTGCTCACCGACATCCGCCGCCGAGACGACCAGGACTCCTCGCGCGCCACCTCGCCGCTGCGCCCGGCCGACGACGCCGTGCGCATCGACTCCACCGGCCGCTACATCGAAGAGGTCATCGAGGAGATCTGCGCGCTCGCCCGCGAGAAGGGCGCGCGATGA
- the scpB gene encoding SMC-Scp complex subunit ScpB, which translates to MFQGLQENQLKGAIEAMLFVTDEPVGTIALADMLEVEPAEAERALVELRDQLEGENRGIQLREVAGGWRLYTHPAYHELIERYVLSWDTRKLSQAAMETLAIVAYLQPVTRSGVASVRGVNSDSSINSLVEKGLVREAGVADAPGNPTLYATTRAFLEKFGLRSTADLPDLDQFAPDDDTRAFIRERLSATRDEVFVAEDARLDAEPADVLDGVQFELDDEAVVVADSPREEAASDAAQQMLAEAMASGFGLVEKIDFDKLTFETDDE; encoded by the coding sequence ATGTTCCAAGGCTTGCAGGAAAACCAGCTCAAAGGGGCTATCGAGGCCATGCTGTTCGTCACGGACGAACCGGTGGGCACCATCGCGCTGGCCGATATGCTGGAGGTGGAGCCGGCCGAGGCGGAGCGCGCGCTCGTGGAGCTGCGCGACCAGCTGGAAGGCGAGAACCGCGGGATCCAGCTGCGCGAGGTGGCCGGCGGCTGGCGGCTGTACACGCATCCTGCCTACCACGAGCTCATCGAGCGCTACGTGCTGTCGTGGGACACGCGCAAGCTGTCGCAGGCGGCCATGGAGACGCTCGCCATCGTGGCGTACCTGCAGCCGGTGACGCGCTCGGGCGTGGCGTCGGTGCGCGGCGTGAACTCGGACAGCTCCATCAACTCGCTCGTGGAGAAGGGCCTCGTGCGCGAGGCGGGCGTGGCCGACGCGCCCGGCAACCCCACGCTCTACGCCACCACGCGCGCGTTCCTCGAGAAGTTCGGCCTGCGCTCGACTGCCGACCTGCCCGACCTCGATCAGTTCGCGCCCGACGACGACACGCGCGCGTTCATCCGCGAGCGCCTGAGCGCCACACGCGACGAGGTGTTCGTCGCCGAGGACGCTCGGCTCGACGCCGAGCCGGCCGACGTGCTCGACGGCGTGCAATTCGAGCTGGACGACGAGGCGGTGGTCGTTGCGGACAGCCCGCGCGAGGAAGCCGCTTCCGATGCGGCCCAGCAGATGCTCGCCGAGGCCATGGCCAGCGGCTTCGGCCTCGTGGAGAAGATCGACTTCGACAAGCTGACCTTCGAGACGGACGATGAGTAG
- a CDS encoding pseudouridine synthase: MRLQKFLARAGAASRRGSENLMTAGRVTVNGEVVTELGSKVDPLVDEVAVDGAVVRLADGPVTIVLHKPAGFVTTMSDPQGRPTVAELVPTERYPGLFPIGRLDFDTTGLLLFSSDGELGNGLLHPKHHVTKRYLACVEGVPTERELARLRRGIELDDGPAQPADVRLVAGGAARAAERLLEIPAAVPPRSSRQYAAVCEGRASQRSIVRVGIREGRKRQVKRMLAAIGHPVLALHRDSFGPLELGGLPRGAWRALDADEVAALHTAIGRTE, from the coding sequence ATGCGGCTGCAGAAGTTCCTCGCGCGGGCGGGGGCTGCCAGCCGGCGGGGTTCGGAGAACCTCATGACGGCGGGGCGCGTGACGGTGAACGGCGAGGTGGTCACCGAGCTGGGGAGCAAGGTGGATCCGCTCGTCGACGAGGTGGCTGTGGACGGCGCGGTCGTGCGCCTGGCGGACGGCCCCGTCACCATCGTGCTGCACAAGCCGGCCGGCTTCGTCACCACCATGTCCGACCCGCAGGGGCGGCCCACGGTGGCCGAGCTCGTGCCCACCGAGCGCTACCCGGGGCTGTTCCCCATCGGGAGGCTCGATTTCGACACCACCGGCCTGTTGTTGTTCTCCTCCGACGGCGAGCTGGGCAACGGCCTGCTCCATCCCAAGCACCACGTGACGAAGCGCTACCTGGCCTGCGTCGAGGGCGTGCCGACCGAGCGCGAGCTGGCGCGGCTGCGCCGCGGCATCGAGCTGGACGACGGCCCGGCCCAGCCCGCCGACGTGCGGCTGGTGGCGGGAGGCGCCGCGCGCGCAGCGGAGCGTCTGCTGGAGATCCCCGCCGCCGTGCCGCCGCGCTCGTCGAGGCAGTACGCCGCCGTGTGCGAGGGGCGCGCGTCGCAGCGCTCCATCGTGCGCGTGGGCATCCGCGAGGGCCGCAAGCGCCAGGTGAAACGCATGCTGGCCGCCATCGGCCACCCGGTCCTGGCCCTGCATCGCGACTCCTTCGGCCCGCTCGAGCTGGGAGGCCTGCCGCGCGGCGCGTGGCGCGCCCTCGACGCCGACGAGGTCGCAGCGCTCCATACCGCTATCGGACGCACCGAATAA
- the aroA gene encoding 3-phosphoshikimate 1-carboxyvinyltransferase, with product MSHEANATVVNPLPAPLRGSASVPGDKSISHRAVLFAAMAEGTSRLSGVLDSEDVRSSIKAVSQLGAQVSLEKQPDGSLAGGITGWGASGPVQPDGPIDCGNSGTTVRLLMGVLAPWNVRVELTGDESLQRRPMRRITAPLMKMGARFEPEGRETLPLTVCGSSGLRAITYDAPMASAQLKTAVLLAGVYARGTTTLNEPAPSRNHTELMLPEFGVTTTAADRTASVTGPAQLAACEVQVPGDPSSAAFLVCAAVLKPGSSIQVENVSLNTARIGFTRTLERMGADISVRHAGAAGKEPYGVISACYTPALHGCEVPADKIATLVDEVPVLALVAAHARGVTVFREVGELRVKETDRLAAIVEGLETLGVDAWIDGNDLFVEGQPGLQAPAGAAFDSKNDHRLAMTWALAGLCGNAPVEVDNFDSVKISYPQFLTDIERLAR from the coding sequence ATGTCGCATGAAGCAAACGCCACCGTCGTCAACCCGCTGCCGGCGCCCCTGCGCGGCTCGGCGTCGGTTCCGGGCGACAAGTCCATCTCGCACCGCGCCGTGCTGTTCGCGGCCATGGCCGAGGGCACCTCGCGCCTTTCGGGCGTGCTCGACTCCGAGGACGTGCGCTCGTCCATCAAGGCCGTCAGCCAGCTGGGCGCGCAGGTGTCGCTCGAGAAGCAGCCCGATGGCAGCCTCGCCGGCGGCATTACAGGGTGGGGCGCGTCCGGCCCCGTGCAGCCCGACGGGCCCATCGACTGCGGCAACTCCGGTACCACGGTGCGCCTGCTCATGGGCGTGCTCGCCCCATGGAACGTGCGGGTGGAGCTCACGGGCGACGAGTCGCTGCAGCGCCGCCCCATGCGCCGCATCACCGCGCCGCTCATGAAGATGGGCGCTCGCTTCGAGCCCGAGGGGCGCGAGACGCTGCCGCTCACCGTGTGCGGCTCGTCGGGCCTGCGCGCCATCACCTACGACGCCCCGATGGCGTCGGCCCAGCTCAAAACCGCAGTGCTGCTGGCGGGCGTGTACGCTCGCGGCACCACCACCTTGAACGAGCCCGCTCCCTCGCGCAACCACACGGAGCTCATGCTGCCCGAGTTCGGCGTGACCACCACGGCCGCCGACCGCACGGCCAGCGTGACGGGGCCGGCGCAGCTCGCGGCCTGCGAGGTGCAGGTGCCGGGCGATCCGTCCTCGGCGGCCTTCCTCGTGTGCGCGGCCGTGCTCAAGCCCGGCAGCTCCATCCAGGTGGAGAACGTCAGCCTGAACACCGCGCGCATCGGGTTCACGCGCACGCTCGAGCGCATGGGCGCCGATATCAGCGTGCGCCATGCGGGCGCGGCGGGCAAGGAGCCCTACGGCGTCATCTCGGCGTGCTATACGCCCGCGCTCCACGGCTGCGAGGTTCCGGCCGACAAGATCGCCACCCTCGTCGACGAGGTTCCCGTGTTGGCGCTCGTGGCGGCCCATGCGCGCGGCGTCACCGTGTTCCGCGAGGTCGGCGAATTGCGCGTCAAGGAAACCGACCGTCTGGCCGCCATCGTGGAAGGGCTCGAGACTCTCGGCGTCGATGCGTGGATCGACGGAAACGACCTGTTCGTGGAGGGCCAGCCGGGCCTGCAGGCGCCCGCAGGCGCCGCGTTCGACTCGAAGAACGACCATCGCCTCGCCATGACGTGGGCGCTCGCCGGGCTGTGCGGCAACGCGCCCGTCGAAGTGGACAATTTCGACTCCGTTAAAATCAGCTATCCCCAGTTCCTCACCGATATCGAAAGGTTGGCACGATGA
- a CDS encoding segregation and condensation protein A → MSYKVRIDSFEGPFDLLLYLVSRQKVDIGAISITQIADQYLAEVSRMDNLDLDVASDFLLVASTLLEIKAESLLPRERDAVEDEFDELAPSEARDILVERLLAYKQYKNAASALHMRFVSEGRMHPRPFGPDACFLNLMPDYLKDVTLDGLALLAARAFARRDVFLLESEHIAAKPIPVEVHVRAIHQRIQNKKTLRFSELVDERTPVPVVVVTFLAVLELYKRAMVKIEQDELFGDIDIRYIEGSGELVLTGDDALTSVGED, encoded by the coding sequence GTGTCGTACAAGGTTCGCATAGACAGCTTCGAGGGGCCGTTCGATCTGCTGCTGTACCTGGTCAGCCGTCAGAAGGTGGACATCGGGGCCATCTCCATCACGCAGATCGCCGACCAGTACCTCGCCGAGGTGTCGCGCATGGACAACCTCGACCTCGATGTGGCGAGCGATTTTCTGCTGGTGGCGTCCACGCTGCTCGAGATCAAGGCCGAGAGCCTGCTGCCGCGCGAGCGCGACGCGGTTGAGGACGAGTTCGACGAGCTCGCGCCGAGCGAGGCGCGCGACATCCTCGTGGAGCGCCTGCTGGCGTACAAGCAGTACAAGAACGCCGCCAGCGCGCTGCACATGCGCTTCGTGTCGGAGGGCCGCATGCATCCGCGCCCGTTCGGGCCCGACGCGTGCTTCCTCAACCTCATGCCCGACTACCTCAAGGACGTCACGCTCGACGGCTTGGCGCTGCTGGCCGCGCGCGCCTTCGCGCGGCGCGACGTGTTCCTGCTGGAGTCGGAGCACATCGCCGCGAAGCCCATCCCCGTGGAAGTGCACGTGCGCGCCATCCATCAGCGCATCCAGAACAAGAAGACGCTGCGCTTCAGCGAGCTCGTGGACGAGCGCACACCCGTGCCGGTGGTGGTGGTGACGTTCCTCGCCGTGCTCGAGCTGTACAAGCGCGCCATGGTGAAGATCGAGCAGGACGAGCTGTTCGGCGACATCGACATACGCTACATCGAAGGGTCGGGCGAGCTCGTGCTCACGGGCGACGACGCGCTCACCTCGGTAGGGGAGGATTAG
- a CDS encoding type II toxin-antitoxin system HicA family toxin: protein MNTKGKLVERFLSFPSDFRYAELKRLLECCGYRERDKGKTSGSRVVFEKEGQPPILLHKPHPPHKPVNQGRLREIAKQLDLW from the coding sequence ATGAACACCAAGGGCAAGCTCGTCGAACGATTCTTGTCGTTTCCATCGGATTTTCGCTATGCCGAATTGAAGCGATTGCTCGAATGCTGCGGCTATCGCGAGCGCGACAAGGGAAAGACGAGCGGAAGCCGAGTCGTGTTCGAGAAAGAAGGGCAACCGCCTATCTTGCTGCACAAGCCGCACCCTCCGCACAAACCCGTCAACCAGGGGCGTTTGAGGGAGATCGCGAAGCAGCTCGATCTTTGGTGA
- a CDS encoding prephenate dehydrogenase/arogenate dehydrogenase family protein — protein sequence MAHQQAEQADQAFHRIVVVGFGLVGASFAAAVRAAHPDTQVLAVDVDERTLAAALDRGWASAAALPDDPAFERFVCDGCDLVVLATPVGAVGRYFEDLARWDYRGIVTDTASTKARITALAASLLPHPENYVPGHPMAGSEKNGLEGARGDLFQGAHWILCPDADTPAEHFPRLHELVTSIGARVIALPREDHDEAVAVVSHVPHIMASSLVQLASRHADDQQALMRLAAGGFKDSTRIAAGSPELWCGIAFDNKDALADGLDEIREIIGSFADALAAGDRTALTALLAQAAAARRALPAAWVPSTERLLEVRIPMEDRPGVVAEVTTVTSSVGCNIQSIEIDHVTEDSAVLSLVLTDEGDIGQLSAQLINAGFSVSFSPLTAKEHTHVA from the coding sequence ATGGCACACCAGCAAGCAGAGCAAGCTGATCAGGCGTTTCACCGCATAGTGGTCGTCGGCTTCGGCCTCGTGGGCGCGTCGTTCGCCGCCGCCGTGCGCGCAGCCCATCCCGACACGCAGGTGCTGGCCGTCGACGTCGACGAGCGCACGCTGGCCGCGGCCCTCGACCGCGGCTGGGCGAGCGCCGCCGCGCTGCCCGACGATCCCGCCTTCGAGCGCTTCGTGTGCGACGGCTGCGACCTCGTGGTGCTCGCCACGCCTGTGGGCGCGGTCGGGCGGTACTTCGAGGACCTCGCCCGGTGGGACTACCGCGGCATCGTCACCGACACCGCCTCGACGAAGGCGCGCATCACGGCGCTCGCCGCCTCGCTTCTGCCGCATCCCGAGAACTACGTTCCCGGCCACCCCATGGCCGGCTCGGAGAAGAACGGCCTCGAAGGCGCGCGAGGCGACCTGTTCCAGGGCGCCCATTGGATTCTCTGCCCCGACGCCGACACGCCCGCCGAGCACTTCCCGCGCCTGCACGAGCTGGTCACGTCCATCGGCGCGCGCGTCATCGCGCTGCCGCGCGAGGACCACGACGAGGCGGTGGCCGTGGTCAGCCACGTGCCGCACATCATGGCCTCCTCGCTCGTGCAGCTGGCCAGCCGCCACGCCGACGACCAGCAGGCCCTCATGCGCCTCGCCGCCGGCGGCTTCAAGGATTCCACGCGCATCGCGGCCGGCTCGCCCGAGCTGTGGTGCGGCATCGCCTTCGACAACAAGGACGCGCTGGCCGACGGGCTTGACGAGATCCGCGAGATCATCGGCTCGTTCGCCGACGCGCTGGCCGCGGGCGACCGCACGGCGCTCACCGCGCTGCTGGCGCAGGCCGCCGCCGCGCGCCGCGCGCTGCCGGCCGCCTGGGTCCCCTCGACGGAGCGCCTGCTGGAGGTGCGCATCCCGATGGAGGACCGCCCGGGCGTGGTGGCCGAGGTGACCACCGTCACCAGCTCGGTGGGCTGCAACATCCAGTCCATCGAGATCGACCACGTCACCGAGGACAGCGCCGTGCTCAGCCTCGTGCTGACGGACGAGGGCGATATCGGGCAGCTGTCCGCCCAGCTCATCAACGCGGGATTCTCAGTTTCGTTCAGCCCCCTGACGGCAAAGGAGCACACCCATGTCGCATGA
- the ispH gene encoding 4-hydroxy-3-methylbut-2-enyl diphosphate reductase: MRVVKARYAGACYGVQRALDLAVEASESGEGASTLGPLIHNPQVVADLAARGIRAVDGPENVERGSVIIRSHGVTPAVRRAVEERALPLIDATCPHVARAQKAAADLARRCGRVVVVGEAGHPEVEGLVAHAREADGEVVVVAGPEDLPGTLEAPVGIVVQTTQTREALDAVVAALGERGIEAEVKNTICFATRQRQESAAALADEVDAIVVIGGRNSSNTTRLADICAAVCPRTHHVEAPDELDPAWFAGCESVGVTAGASTPEDQIAAIVERLEAL, encoded by the coding sequence ATGAGGGTGGTGAAGGCCCGCTACGCCGGCGCCTGCTACGGCGTGCAGCGCGCGCTCGACCTGGCCGTCGAGGCGAGCGAGAGCGGCGAGGGCGCGTCCACGCTCGGCCCGCTCATCCACAACCCGCAGGTGGTGGCCGACCTCGCCGCGCGCGGCATCCGCGCGGTCGACGGCCCCGAGAACGTGGAGCGCGGCTCGGTCATCATCCGCAGCCACGGGGTGACGCCCGCCGTGCGCCGCGCGGTGGAGGAGCGCGCGCTGCCGCTCATCGACGCCACCTGCCCGCACGTCGCCCGCGCTCAGAAGGCCGCCGCCGACCTCGCGCGCCGCTGCGGCCGCGTCGTGGTGGTGGGGGAGGCGGGGCACCCCGAGGTGGAGGGCCTCGTGGCCCACGCCCGCGAGGCGGACGGCGAGGTCGTGGTCGTCGCCGGCCCCGAGGACCTTCCCGGCACGCTCGAGGCTCCGGTGGGCATCGTCGTGCAGACGACGCAGACCCGCGAGGCGCTCGACGCCGTGGTGGCCGCGCTCGGCGAGCGCGGCATCGAGGCCGAGGTGAAGAACACCATCTGTTTCGCCACGCGCCAGCGCCAGGAATCGGCCGCGGCGCTCGCCGACGAAGTGGACGCCATCGTGGTCATCGGCGGCCGCAACTCCTCGAACACGACGCGTCTCGCCGACATCTGCGCCGCCGTCTGCCCGCGCACGCATCACGTCGAAGCGCCCGACGAGCTCGATCCCGCCTGGTTCGCCGGCTGCGAGAGCGTGGGCGTCACCGCGGGAGCGAGCACGCCCGAAGACCAGATCGCCGCCATCGTGGAGCGCCTGGAGGCCCTGTGA
- a CDS encoding lysophospholipid acyltransferase family protein: protein MSLLLPYEKMWDMPLGGTSDEKQVPHWAGNLIWGFLAFVFKICFRYRVDHRKSLRGFKDKTGVVVIGNHTSFLDVAFMYLAGRPSQWVRFLGRENLFGNAHGLVGQVLSRVGAFPIKRDAADRTAIKRATRMLKNNEIVGIMPEGTRRGKSDRTPELHSGAAFIAKMGHAPILPMTVRNAEHVKQKGERFRFPKITIEYGDPVLVGDFDFLPKEDRLDGCSWYAMRECFALSLNVPREEVDMVALFPGGKDFTAAFAEHPIPHHTTAEVVAGIEAKAAAKAAKAAQPASAREEKPVEEVRA, encoded by the coding sequence ATGAGCCTGCTGCTTCCCTATGAGAAGATGTGGGACATGCCGCTGGGCGGCACGTCCGACGAAAAGCAGGTGCCGCACTGGGCCGGCAACCTCATCTGGGGCTTCTTGGCCTTCGTCTTCAAGATCTGCTTCCGTTACCGCGTCGACCATCGGAAAAGCCTGCGCGGCTTCAAGGACAAGACCGGCGTCGTGGTCATCGGCAACCACACGTCGTTTCTCGACGTGGCGTTCATGTACCTGGCCGGGCGTCCCTCGCAGTGGGTGCGCTTCCTCGGCCGCGAGAACCTGTTCGGCAACGCGCACGGCCTCGTGGGCCAGGTGCTGTCGCGCGTGGGCGCGTTTCCCATCAAGCGCGACGCCGCCGACCGCACCGCCATCAAGCGCGCCACGCGCATGCTGAAGAACAACGAGATCGTGGGCATCATGCCCGAAGGGACCCGTCGCGGCAAGAGCGACCGCACGCCCGAGCTGCACTCGGGCGCCGCGTTCATCGCGAAGATGGGGCACGCGCCCATCTTGCCGATGACCGTGCGCAACGCCGAGCACGTGAAGCAGAAGGGCGAGCGCTTCCGCTTCCCGAAGATCACCATCGAGTACGGCGATCCCGTCCTCGTGGGAGACTTCGACTTCCTGCCGAAGGAGGACCGCCTCGACGGCTGCTCGTGGTACGCCATGCGCGAGTGCTTCGCGCTGTCGTTGAACGTGCCGCGCGAGGAAGTGGACATGGTCGCGCTGTTCCCCGGCGGCAAGGACTTCACCGCCGCGTTCGCCGAGCATCCCATCCCGCACCACACGACGGCCGAGGTCGTCGCCGGCATCGAGGCCAAGGCGGCCGCGAAGGCGGCGAAAGCGGCACAGCCCGCTTCCGCGCGCGAGGAGAAGCCGGTGGAGGAGGTGCGCGCATGA
- a CDS encoding type II toxin-antitoxin system HicB family antitoxin, which produces MSEAGRSNMLSYRGYSTFVRYDTASGRLYGKLEGVRAYVDYELDDRYGSVEEAFHEAVDDYLAYCEDAGIVPEKPYSGKFNVRVTPTLHAAAAAKADREGTTLNNVVKEALAAYV; this is translated from the coding sequence ATGAGCGAGGCTGGACGGAGCAACATGCTTTCGTACCGAGGATATTCGACGTTCGTTCGCTACGACACCGCATCCGGCCGTCTGTACGGGAAGCTGGAAGGCGTGCGCGCCTACGTCGATTACGAGCTTGACGATCGCTACGGAAGCGTGGAAGAGGCTTTTCACGAGGCAGTAGACGATTATCTCGCCTACTGCGAAGACGCGGGCATCGTTCCCGAGAAGCCCTACAGCGGGAAATTCAACGTTCGCGTGACGCCGACTCTCCATGCCGCCGCGGCGGCGAAGGCTGATCGGGAGGGAACGACGCTCAACAACGTGGTCAAGGAAGCTCTGGCGGCGTACGTTTGA
- a CDS encoding site-2 protease family protein, translating to MISIPYLICSILSFVPAIVCHEACHGFAAYKLGDPTAKRAGRLSFNPLKHIDPFGTVIMPLLLMAMNMPVFGYAKPVPYNPAYFKDPRKGDLIVGLAGPAANLVLAVLGAAVYTVIMLVLPVNQLAQNEIFYYFLTLFLPMFSLINLYLMFFNLLPIPPLDGSSIFAFFLPAKYLPQYYKVQRYAMPVFLIVVLLVPYVLHFNPIGIYLDATAGNVFDLLFSFSG from the coding sequence ATGATTTCGATACCCTACCTTATATGCTCCATCCTAAGCTTCGTCCCCGCCATCGTGTGCCACGAGGCCTGCCACGGCTTCGCCGCCTACAAGCTGGGCGATCCCACGGCCAAGCGCGCGGGGCGGCTGTCGTTCAACCCGCTCAAGCACATCGACCCCTTCGGCACGGTGATCATGCCGCTTCTGCTCATGGCGATGAACATGCCCGTGTTCGGTTACGCGAAGCCCGTGCCGTACAACCCCGCCTATTTTAAGGACCCGCGCAAGGGCGACCTCATCGTGGGGCTGGCGGGCCCGGCGGCCAACCTCGTGCTGGCCGTCCTGGGAGCGGCGGTGTACACGGTCATCATGCTCGTGCTGCCCGTGAACCAGCTCGCGCAGAACGAGATCTTCTACTACTTCCTCACCTTGTTCCTGCCCATGTTCTCGCTCATCAACCTGTACCTCATGTTCTTCAACCTGCTGCCCATCCCGCCGCTCGACGGCTCGTCCATCTTCGCCTTCTTCCTGCCGGCGAAGTACCTGCCGCAGTACTACAAGGTGCAGCGCTACGCGATGCCGGTGTTCCTCATCGTGGTGCTGCTCGTGCCGTACGTGCTGCATTTCAACCCCATTGGCATCTACCTCGACGCGACGGCCGGCAACGTGTTCGACCTGCTGTTCTCCTTCAGCGGGTAG
- a CDS encoding helix-turn-helix domain-containing protein, which produces MYVFDIALSADEAVEAQWHLDVPDLGLSLACVGSRRKAIEFAAEEIKNEITRLLIAGEPVPESQNLDRRDRGERVVTIALEADLPEDELFSVEQTMGVLDVTQPRVSHLIRDGKLVALKRGRKNYITKASLESYLKTPRTSGRPSTREYGVEHLKRTPPELP; this is translated from the coding sequence ATGTACGTTTTCGATATCGCATTGTCTGCCGACGAAGCCGTCGAGGCGCAATGGCATCTCGACGTTCCGGATTTGGGCCTCTCGCTCGCCTGCGTCGGCAGCAGGCGCAAGGCCATCGAATTCGCCGCCGAGGAGATCAAGAACGAGATCACGCGGCTCCTCATTGCAGGCGAGCCCGTTCCTGAAAGCCAGAACCTCGATCGGCGCGACAGAGGCGAACGCGTCGTGACGATCGCCTTGGAGGCGGACCTTCCCGAAGACGAACTCTTCTCCGTCGAGCAGACGATGGGCGTTCTCGACGTGACGCAGCCTCGCGTGTCCCACCTTATCCGCGACGGCAAGCTCGTCGCGCTCAAACGCGGTCGGAAGAACTACATCACGAAAGCGTCGCTGGAGTCGTACCTCAAGACCCCTCGCACCTCGGGCCGGCCCTCCACGCGCGAGTACGGGGTCGAGCATCTCAAACGTACGCCGCCAGAGCTTCCTTGA